The segment TGATGGCGCCGCCGCTGATTGCGAGGTCGTCTTTGGCGTAATCATTGGCACTGGAACGGGTGGAGGCGTGGTTGTGAACAAAAGAGTTATTAGCGGTCGCAATGGCCTCGCTGGCGAATGGGGACATAATCCGTTGCCGTGGCCACGAAGCGACGAAGTTCCAGGTAATAGCTGTTACTGTGGAAAACGTGGCTGTATCGAAACCTTTTTATCGGGACCAGGAATCAGTAGGGATTTTCAAAACCGAACAGGCAAATTATCTAAGGCCGAAAACATCATTGCTTTGGCGAGACAAGGCGACGAAGTCGCTGTCGCATGCATGGACGACTACTACGAACGTATGGCCAAATCACTCGCGCATATCATCAATATTCTCGATCCTGACGCGATAGTATTGGGCGGGGGCTTGTCCAACATCCAGGAACTATACAACGAAATCCCAAAACGCTGGCATCGCTATGTGTTCAGCCAAGGGTTTGATACTCCCTTGCTTCAAGCCCGATTTGGTGACGCCAGCGGGGTGAGAGGTGCCGCCTGGCTCAATTCGCGCGTGGACTAATTCCAGCAGGTGAATCCCTGTTTTCCTTTTTGCCAGGAGGCCATTTGCATTAGCTCCAACAACCACCTGTAAATTCAGTTGTTTTAGTTATTCGAATCATTCCTCTATGCCTTCAGCCGCAGGAGAAATACTGAAGATTCCGCCGATTTTTCCGATTAACTGTGATGAACAGACTATCCTGGAAAATCTGTGTGAAAACACTCTGCTTGCTACTGCTTATTCCAATGACTGCGCTTGCCAGCCACGATGCGCAGCATCGTTGCGATTATTCGATTCCGGGTTATGTGCCAAATCGTTTTGAAATTCAACAGAATGGTAGTGTATTCGACACCGTTACTGGCCTGGAATGGCAACGGTGCAGTTTGGGCGAATCGTGGAGTGAAGAGCTACAACAATGCCTGGGCTACCCCCAACAAGCCAATTGGCGGGACACACTTTTCTCTGTTGTACTTTTCAATCAAGAGCAATTGGCGCTAGGACGTGATAACAACTGGCGACTACCGAATATAAAAGAGCTGACGTCTATCGTTAGTATGCATTGCGCTACACCATCTATCGACACCGAGATATTTCCCGATGCTGCGAGTAGTTACTGGTCTTCAACGCCCTATATGTCGAACACCGTTCAGTCCCTGGTCGATGGCGTAGTTATTCTCGAAAACGCAGCCTGGAATGTAAATTTCAGCTTTACCGCACAGGAACAAGCCCTGGGCATCAGTCAGCTATCTGCTGCCAGATTGGTTAGAAACGCTGGTACAACACAATGAAATGGATAAAAGCTACCGCCGGAATTGTTCTGTTAGTTTTGGCAACGACTTCTTGTTACCACGTCACGCCGCCACCAAAAACCAACGATGAATTGAGCAGCAATTTTTCACTCAACGACACTGGTGTTGCCCTTTTTCTCGAAGAAATTAACAACGGTGATGGCACTTACAGCTACGTAACCGATTCAACCAGTGATACCGGCTTACCCGGGCAGGATGGCAAATCTGGCCGGGATGTCGAATACGCAGGCAATCTAGACGGAAGCCTGGGATTTAATTTCAGTAAACTGGACAGTAACGGAAATGCTTTAAGTGACCAACAAAGCGATTACGCCAGCACACCTTGGTACTGCGTGAGCGACAAGGTCACTGGACTCACATGGGAAGTAAAAACCTATTCTGGTCTTCAGGACACGCGATTCCGATATACCTGGTATAACCCTGATCCTACGGAGAATGGTGGCAATGCCGGCGCTCTTGGCAGCGGAAGTACCTGTGAATTAACACTCACCGAATGTAATACCGCGGCTTATTTAACCGCAATCAATGCACTGAACGGAACCGGTTTGTGCGGAAAGTCAGACTGGCGAGTTCCGACCCGCGAAGAACTACGATCACTCATACACTATGGCATGCCGCGCGGCACACCCATGATAGACACAAACTTCTTTCCAAATACCAGTACCGCAGATTACTGGTCTTCACAAACCAGTTTGATAGAAGCCGACGATGGCACTTATACCGGCGCGGATGCGTGGGAAGTACACTTTCAGGCGGGGTATAGCGAAACCCACGACAAAGGCAGTACGCAAATCGCGCTCAGACTTGTCAGAGGACCAGAAAAATAGTTGTGCATGTATTCCTCTTAAAGTCTTACACCAAAAGAACCGAAAACAACATTTGAATTGCTACGCTATCGTTCTCAACATATAACATGAAATTGCTGCGGAAACTTTCATCCCGACCAATTAAGCAACTTGTGCTGAGTGGATTTCTGTTAACCGCAATTGTGCCAGTCACGATACTCGGATTTCGCTTGTACCACATGGCGTGGGACAATGCCTGGCGTGAAATCGATGAAAAACATCGACTCCTTGCGCAAAATCTCGCCCAACCCGTCAGCATTTATATTGAAAGCCTGCATTCATTACTTGCCTCACTTTCATATGAATATTCCGCCCAGGGTTTTCAGAAAGAGAATGCGACACATACCCGTCTACTCTCCAACACAGTGCGCGCACAACACAATTTTCTCTCCCTCAGCTGGGTCGACATCAAAGGGAAAGTCACGCACACCGATAGCAGAGACGGTGAGTTGAAAACTGGCGTGGACACTATCAGCGAGCTACCACTCTATTCAAAAACCCTATCAAGCAATCGCTGGGGCGTCGCCTACTCTGTCGACAGCCCTATTTCCAGAAAGCAAGCGGTGCTGATGTTACAGCCTGTACATTCCGATGCAGGAAAAAACCAGGGATTTCTGTTTGCTGAATTAAATGCCGATGTTCTGGAGAATTTACGCAAGTCGATTCAATTTGGTATAAAAGGACACTCAGCGTTTGTCGATGAACTTGGCAGAGTCATCGCTCACCCTAATCCTGATTGGGCCAAAGCCGCCAAAGATCTCTCACATCTTGAAGTTGTCCAAGCTATGATGCAGGGCAAAACGGGAACGACAGAGTTCTACTCCCCATTCATCAAAGAAAATATGGTCGTGGGTTATACTTCAGTGCCAGGATTAGGCTGGGGAATAATGGTGCCACAACCAAAAAGTGAAGTGGAAAGCCAGGTAAATGCGCTTTTGTTTTCACAATTTATTTGGGGCTCATTTGGTCTTTTACTGGCAATGATACTTGGACTTTCCATAGCGCGTTGGGTTGTACATCCGATACGCAAGCTGGCCTCTGGTACGCACGCCTTGATCAATAATGATTTTCAAGGAAGACTCCCTCCCACGTTAGGTAATGAGCCCTACGAAATAGTCGAATTAAGTCATGCACTTTCGCTTCTGACCACTGGCCTGAACGCGTCTCGCACACAAGTACGAAACCTGAATACATCTCTTCAGGAAAAAATAGCAACGGCAACCGAGCGACTACGAGAAAGCAATATCAGGCTTGAACAAGCTGTAGATGATGCCGAACAAGCCAGTCGCGCCAAAAGCAGTTTTCTAGCGAACATGAGTCACGAATTACGTACACCCTTAAACGCAATTATTGGATATAGCGATATTCTTCACGAAGAATCGATTCATAACGGGCATATTGAATATCAAGGCGATATTGAAAAAATCCAGAATGCCAGCAAGCATCTTCTCTCTCTGATAAGCGATATTCTGGATCTTTCGAAAATCGAAGCGGGTCAGATGGATATTTTTCTGGAAACATTTGAGATTGCCAGCTTTGTACAAGACATAAGCACTATCCTAACTCCCATATTGAAACAATCGGGAAACCAGTTTGAACTAGTGATGGAGAAAGACATTGGAAATCTACACGCCGACCTCGTAAAAACCAGACAGGCGCTTTTCAATCTTTTGAGCAATGCAGCTAAATTCACGACTGATGGCAAAATCACCTTGCGCGTAAAGAAAAAAACGCACTGCCACAGAGCGTGGGTCTGTTTTGAAGTACATGATACCGGGATAGGTTTAAGCAAAGAACAGATCGACAAACTGTTTATAGAATTCTCTCAGGCTGATGCCTCCACAACGCGCAAATTTGGTGGAACCGGATTGGGTCTGACTATTAGCCGCCTGTTCTGTCACATGATGGGGGGGAAAATAGAAGTTGATAGCGTACCGGGAGAAGGCAGTACCTTCACAATCATGCTTCCGGCCGAGGTTTCGCAGTATGACCTGGATGCTTCTGCCGGACTAGCGCATAAATCAAGACCCAAATCAAACACGTTCGACAATACCCATATTAAACAGGAACAAGTGATCCCAAGAACTGACAATAACTGGCAAGGCCAAGAACGTCGCACCCATATCAGTACTGTACTAATCATTGATGATGACCCAGCAACTCGTGATCTGTTGCAACGTTTTCTGCGCCGTAAGGGATTCAACACGGCAGTAGCTGCAGAAGGCGAGACAGGTCTTGCCATTGCCAGAGAAATCCGCCCGGATGTCATTACGCTCGATATCAAATTACCTGATATGGATGGCTGGAGCGTACTTGAAAAGCTAAAAACGGATTCCGATTTAAAAAACATACCCGCGATTATGTTGTCGATGATGGACAAAGATAGAAGCGCCTGGCGCGAGGCAGGGGCAGCAGCTTATATCACCAAACCTATCGATCGCGATGAGATCGAAGCCGTCATCAAACGTTGTATCCGACGCGTCTGACACCAAGCTGCAAACTGCTGCATTTCACACACATGCGGCAAATTCCTCACTCTCTTATGTCGCACGAAACCGATAACTCACTGTTCCATAGACGCACTTTTCCACAAATTCTTTGGCCTGAATCCTGCTCCCATGGATCGACCGCTTGTCGGTTATTGTTCCCACCGCGTTAAGGTGTGTGTTTAGGGAGGGATTCTATCCCTCCCATTTTATTTCGCCCTCAAATGTCTGTTAAGCTAACGATCAAACAATATCGATATACTTCCCATCAAAACGTGTGGACTAACTTTTGGATTACACCTTTTTTGTTGCATTCAGCATAGGCCTACTCAGTATCGTGCATTGCCTTGGCATGTGCAGCGGTATAGTGGGAGCGTTAAGTTTTAGCCTCCCCGCTGACGTGCAACAAAACCGCCAGCGTCTGTTTCCTTTTATTCTCAGTTACAATCTTGGCAGGATATTCAGTTACACCATCGCCGGGGCCATACTCGGAATCGCGTCCAAGGAGCTGTTCAGTTTTATCAGTCCACAATATGGGCACAAGGTATTGCAATGGATTTCTGCAGCCGTTTTGTTGCTGATAGGGATGCATGTGTCCGGCTGGTTTTCCAGACTGAATCTTATTGAGCGGCTAGGCCAACCACTGTGGCGCATTCTGGAACCTGTTGGTCGTCGTATGTTACCGGTGAAGAGTTTGCCCCAGGCCTTTGTTTTTGGCGCAATCTGGGGCTGGCTGCCTTGCGGACTTGTATATTCCGCCCTTATCTGGGCCTCGTCAGCTGGCAATTCGCTGCAATCTGGACTATTAATGTTAATGTTCGGACTGGGTACTTTACCGACCGTGGTAACAGCTGGTATCTTAACCAACTGGCTGCGCGAATTGACGCAACAGCGCAATTTCAGACGACTGGCAGGTCTGTTATTGATTGCACTCGCGATATTCAGCCCTTATTACGCTCTTGGACCGGAACACCATAATCATAATAAAAACAGCGAATTTACGTGGGGAACAGAACATGAACCAACACATATTCAGCCGTGATCTGATTGGTAACGATCCGGCCTTTCAAAGTGTGGTAAACACCACATCTCTCATTGCCGCTACTGATGTCACAGTACACATCATGGGTGAAAGCGGCACGGGTAAGGAACTGATTGCGCGCGCCATACACGACGCCAGTCCGCGCCACAACGCGCCATTTGTCAGTATTAATTGCGCTGCAATCCCGGAGAATCTTGCCGAATCGGAACTCTTTGGCCACAGCCGAGGTGCGTTTACGGGGGCCGACAAACAATTTGGTGGTCGTATTTTAGAGGCCCACGGGGGTACGCTGTTTCTCGACGAGATTGGCGAACTACCAATGCCTGTCCAGTCCAAGCTGTTACGCTTTCTCGAATCCCGTGAAATTCAGCCGCTGGGCAATACCCGCGCTATATCAGTTGATGCCCGTATTCTCACGGCCACGAATCGAAATCTGAAAGACATGGTCAAGACCGGATATTTTCGTGAAGACCTATATTATCGTCTGAGCGTCGTGCCCGTACAGCTTCCCTCTTTAAGAGAACGCAGCTCCGATGTACCGGTATTACTCCGTCACCTAACGCAACAACATGCACAGACACACCAGTTGGCTGAACCTGTTTATACCAAAGAAGCGTTGAAAATAATTCAGCGATATAACTGGCCTGGAAACGTACGCGAGTTACGCAACTTTGCAGAACGTATGCTGATATTATTTTCTGGAAGAGAAGTCTTGCCTGGCAATTTACCCGCCGAGATGAAGTCTTCTGCACCAGAACATGGCTTGAAAAAACTGTTCAAGTTGCCAGAGAGCGGTATTTCTCTCAATGATCTTGAACGCAGCTTGTTTGAACAGGCACTGGAAACGGCTAATGGTAATCAGTCGCGAGCTGCACGCCTGCTTGGCATCAGTCGCGATACCTTTCTGTATCGCATGAAAAAGTATCACCTGTAGTCGCCTCATTTACGACGACTGAAGTAACACCAGGGATAGTCGCCAAGCCGGTATATATCTTGCCACCCAGGCAGAACCTATTATTCCCGGAGTTTACGCATGCGCTATATCTTTGGTATTTTTTTGTTCGTTAGTGTCAGCTATTCTTACGCGGCGCAAACCGCACCCGCTTTTGATCTGCCAACAGATAACGGGAAGGTCTCACTCAAGTCTCTAAAGAATCAGGTGGTCTATGTGGATTTCTGGGCCACCTGGTGCACGCCCTGTCGAAAGTCCTTTCCGTGGATGAACGACATGCAAAAAAAGTACAAAAATAATGGTTTGAAAATCGTGGCAATTAATCTCGACGAAGACAAAAAAAATATTGCTCGTTTTTTGCAAAAATATCCCGCCAACTTTACCATCGCCTTTGACCCCGATGGAAAAAGCGCCGAAGCGTACGGCGTTAGCGCAATGCCTAGCTCTTACCTGGTAGATAAAAAAGGAAAGTTAATAAAAAAACATGCAGGGTTTAGAGAGAAAGACCAGGAGGCATTAGAGAAAGAATTTCGCAAAGCGCTTGGTCTCTAGTCGTCGTCAATATCGATCGATTCGCGACGCAATTCTATATCACGCATACGGATGTAGCGCTCCAGTTTCGTTTGATTGGCGTTGTCGATATTCTGGATTTCGATTCCTAGAAACGGTTCACCTTCACCAATCTCTCCCTTGAAACGCGCCTTGGCGGAAAACTCCACAGTGCCAACCATTGGCAAATCAATTCGACACTGCTTAATCAAACTTCCCTCCGGGACGAGTTCTACCCAACGCTTGTTCTCAAATATGAATCGCGCGCCGGTTGCCGATATATCAATTACCTTCCCACCAAAACGGGACTTCTGGTCCATAACACAATTGATTTGTAACCGGGCTGTTCTGGTATCGACGCGATAAGCCGATCGCTTTTGTTGGTACTGCAGGACTTTTGGAAAATTGATTTCGTGCGCCGCACGCGTTGTAGCCTTATAGGCGATGCTGGTTTCAAATAAACACTCCATCCCGCCAACGACTGTTGCAATCGTCAACTTGTCACGCGGCGGCATGATACGCTCACCGTTGTGTTTATCCACGAAGGGCGATACGCCTAAAACACCGCTCTTGGAATCAATGGCAACCACCTCCGAACGACAGCTATCCTTACCCGCCTCAAACCTTACGACGAGCCTTGCTCGCGTATGATGGAGATCGCGCATAATTTTTTCGATCTCGCGTTCGAAGATGATTTTTTGGAATTTCAAGCCACTTTTCCTGTATAAACACGGTCCTTCAGGGTATTTATCGTTCAAAACCCCCGCCTGCTGAAGCCCATTTTCTGTTAAAATCACCGCTTTCCATGAGGAGGTATAAATGGATAATAGTAGTGAAATCATGGCATTAGAAGAAATGCGCGCGGATCAGTTTCACCACAAAAAATGGAGTAAACCGGTTTTTGGCGTGATGTTGATTGCCGTATCTGCGGCAATGGTGGTTCTACCCACGATAATGCCTCGCCCGGTCTACCACTTTGTACTGCTACTCAGTATCGCCTGTATATTCGGATTGGTTTTCAACGGCCGTTTCGCGTTGATGCTGACACGCCGCCGATTTAAGAATAAACGCCCACACTACCGCCTGTCACAACTTTCAGAGCCCGAAGATTTATCTCTCACGGCTAAAGACGCGCTAGCAAAAGTTCACGAGCGGCAACAAAAGGAATTACAAAAACGGGGATTGCGTTAAGGGGATACATCAAACATACGTTGCAGCGCCAGCAATGCCTCAGCCGCCTCGCTCTTTTCCACCTGGATACGATTAACGACATTGCCTTCCACCAGATTCTCCAGCGTCCAGGCCAGATGTTGCGGACTGATGCGAAACATGGTTGAACACATACACACTGTTGGCGACATGAAGTGCACGTGCTTGCCCTGATGCTTGAACTGCTCATGAAGGCGATTGACCAGATTCAATTCGGTTCCCACCAACCATCGCGTACCAGGTTCCGAGTCTGCAATGGTTTTAATTATGTATTCGGTCGAACCGACATAATCCGATTTCTGACAGACTTCAAACGAACTCTCTGGATGAGAAATGATTTTCGCATCGGGATATTTAGCCTTGAAGTTGTCGATGTGTTCCGGGCGAAACATCTGGTGCACAGAACAGAAGCCTTTCCACAAAATCATTTTTGCTTTACGGATCTGTTCCGGTGTTAAACCACCCATGGGTTGATCGTAATCCCACACGACCATTTCATCGAGCGGTATGCCCATGCGATACGCTGTGTTACGCCCCAGGTGCTGGTCAGGGAAAAATAGAATCTTTTCGCCTTGCGAAAAAGACCATTCGAGCACATTACGCGCATTGGTTGAAGTACACACAATACCGCCATGACGACCACAAAATGCCTTCAGATCGGCGGCTGAATTTATGTAGGTTACCGGCGTGACACTGGATTCAACATCTTCCAGCACCTCACCAAGCTCTTTCCAGGATCTTTCGACTTTTGCAAGATTGGCCATGTCAGCCATCGAACAACCGGCAGCCAGATCAGGCAAAATGGCAACCTGGTTTGGACCAGAAAGAATATCAGCGACTTCGGCCATAAAGTGCACGCCACAAAATACAATAAATTCGGCTTTGGATTGCGCGGCCAGACGCGATAACTTGAGAGAGTCTCCAGAGTAATCTGCGTGTCGGAATACTTCTTCACGCTGATAATGGTGCCCCAAAACAATGACTCTATCCCCTAAGGCCTCTTTGGCTGCCTTAATTCTGGATTCACACTCTTTGTCATCCAGAGTCGCATAAGGCTGAAGATGAATTGCTGAAACCGCCATATTACTTCCCCGTTACCAACGCTAAACCACTAACAACCGAGCACCGGATTCTTGTCTTGTGGCTGTCAATCTACTCCGCTTTAGGAGAGGCCGCAAGTTTGATCCCGACGTCGCGCAACTGCTGAAAAGACACCTCGGATGGTGCGCCTGTGAGCAGACACGCCGCTGACTGGGTCTTGGGAAACGCCATTACATCACGTATGGACTCGGCGCCAACCATCAGCATAACCAGTCGATCCAGACCGAATGCGATTCCACCATGTGGAGGGCATCCGTATTTCAGTGCGTCTAACAGAAATCCAAATTTAGACTTGGCTTCTTCATCATCGATACCGAGTGCGCGGAAAACCTGTTCCTGAACGTGTTGACGATAGATACGCATAGAACCGCCGCCAATCTCAGTACCGTTGAGCACCATGTCATAAGCGCGTGAAGTGCATTCGCCCGGTGTGCTCTCCAGTTTATCCAGATCGGATTCCTTGGGAGAGGTAAACGGGTGGTGTAATGAAACCCAGCGCTTCGCGCCTTCATCCCATTCAAACATAGGAAAATCGACAACCCATAGCGGGCGCCAACCTTCATCCATAAGACTGCGATCGTGACCAAGTTTCACGCGCAATGCACCGAGCGCCTCGTTAACAATTTTGGTTTTGTCCGCGCCAAAGAAGATCAAATCACCGTTTTCCGCACCTGTGCGAGACAGTATCGCATCAACCGATTCATCCGGCAGGAATTTCAAAATCGGTGACTGCAAACCTTCACGCCCCTGGGACAAATCATTGACCTTGATATAGGCCAGGCCTTTCGCACCGTAGACGCCAACAAACTTGGTGTAATCGTCGATTTCCTTACGCGTTAATTCGCCACCGTTTGGCAAACGCAGGGCTGCAACGCGACCATTGGCATCGTTGGCTGGTCCAGAAAACACCTTGAACTCAACATTTTTCATCACGTCGCCAACGTCCACCAGCTCCAGATGAATACGCAGATCAGGCTTGTCCGAACCGTAGCGGTCCATCGCTTCCGC is part of the Gammaproteobacteria bacterium genome and harbors:
- a CDS encoding TlpA family protein disulfide reductase; protein product: MRYIFGIFLFVSVSYSYAAQTAPAFDLPTDNGKVSLKSLKNQVVYVDFWATWCTPCRKSFPWMNDMQKKYKNNGLKIVAINLDEDKKNIARFLQKYPANFTIAFDPDGKSAEAYGVSAMPSSYLVDKKGKLIKKHAGFREKDQEALEKEFRKALGL
- a CDS encoding ROK family protein, whose product is MGKDSIHIGIDLGGTKTEIIALDPGGETLFRKRVSSPQNSYPATIEMLANLVAECENRLHNECSIGIGTPGSVNQLSGLLQNSNSTWLNNKPFKADLQQRLGKTIAIANDANCFTLSEATDGAAADCEVVFGVIIGTGTGGGVVVNKRVISGRNGLAGEWGHNPLPWPRSDEVPGNSCYCGKRGCIETFLSGPGISRDFQNRTGKLSKAENIIALARQGDEVAVACMDDYYERMAKSLAHIINILDPDAIVLGGGLSNIQELYNEIPKRWHRYVFSQGFDTPLLQARFGDASGVRGAAWLNSRVD
- a CDS encoding ATP-binding protein — protein: MKLLRKLSSRPIKQLVLSGFLLTAIVPVTILGFRLYHMAWDNAWREIDEKHRLLAQNLAQPVSIYIESLHSLLASLSYEYSAQGFQKENATHTRLLSNTVRAQHNFLSLSWVDIKGKVTHTDSRDGELKTGVDTISELPLYSKTLSSNRWGVAYSVDSPISRKQAVLMLQPVHSDAGKNQGFLFAELNADVLENLRKSIQFGIKGHSAFVDELGRVIAHPNPDWAKAAKDLSHLEVVQAMMQGKTGTTEFYSPFIKENMVVGYTSVPGLGWGIMVPQPKSEVESQVNALLFSQFIWGSFGLLLAMILGLSIARWVVHPIRKLASGTHALINNDFQGRLPPTLGNEPYEIVELSHALSLLTTGLNASRTQVRNLNTSLQEKIATATERLRESNIRLEQAVDDAEQASRAKSSFLANMSHELRTPLNAIIGYSDILHEESIHNGHIEYQGDIEKIQNASKHLLSLISDILDLSKIEAGQMDIFLETFEIASFVQDISTILTPILKQSGNQFELVMEKDIGNLHADLVKTRQALFNLLSNAAKFTTDGKITLRVKKKTHCHRAWVCFEVHDTGIGLSKEQIDKLFIEFSQADASTTRKFGGTGLGLTISRLFCHMMGGKIEVDSVPGEGSTFTIMLPAEVSQYDLDASAGLAHKSRPKSNTFDNTHIKQEQVIPRTDNNWQGQERRTHISTVLIIDDDPATRDLLQRFLRRKGFNTAVAAEGETGLAIAREIRPDVITLDIKLPDMDGWSVLEKLKTDSDLKNIPAIMLSMMDKDRSAWREAGAAAYITKPIDRDEIEAVIKRCIRRV
- a CDS encoding sigma-54 dependent transcriptional regulator, whose amino-acid sequence is MNQHIFSRDLIGNDPAFQSVVNTTSLIAATDVTVHIMGESGTGKELIARAIHDASPRHNAPFVSINCAAIPENLAESELFGHSRGAFTGADKQFGGRILEAHGGTLFLDEIGELPMPVQSKLLRFLESREIQPLGNTRAISVDARILTATNRNLKDMVKTGYFREDLYYRLSVVPVQLPSLRERSSDVPVLLRHLTQQHAQTHQLAEPVYTKEALKIIQRYNWPGNVRELRNFAERMLILFSGREVLPGNLPAEMKSSAPEHGLKKLFKLPESGISLNDLERSLFEQALETANGNQSRAARLLGISRDTFLYRMKKYHL
- a CDS encoding DUF1566 domain-containing protein, giving the protein MKWIKATAGIVLLVLATTSCYHVTPPPKTNDELSSNFSLNDTGVALFLEEINNGDGTYSYVTDSTSDTGLPGQDGKSGRDVEYAGNLDGSLGFNFSKLDSNGNALSDQQSDYASTPWYCVSDKVTGLTWEVKTYSGLQDTRFRYTWYNPDPTENGGNAGALGSGSTCELTLTECNTAAYLTAINALNGTGLCGKSDWRVPTREELRSLIHYGMPRGTPMIDTNFFPNTSTADYWSSQTSLIEADDGTYTGADAWEVHFQAGYSETHDKGSTQIALRLVRGPEK
- a CDS encoding DUF1566 domain-containing protein, with product MKTLCLLLLIPMTALASHDAQHRCDYSIPGYVPNRFEIQQNGSVFDTVTGLEWQRCSLGESWSEELQQCLGYPQQANWRDTLFSVVLFNQEQLALGRDNNWRLPNIKELTSIVSMHCATPSIDTEIFPDAASSYWSSTPYMSNTVQSLVDGVVILENAAWNVNFSFTAQEQALGISQLSAARLVRNAGTTQ
- a CDS encoding flagellar brake protein, which produces MKFQKIIFEREIEKIMRDLHHTRARLVVRFEAGKDSCRSEVVAIDSKSGVLGVSPFVDKHNGERIMPPRDKLTIATVVGGMECLFETSIAYKATTRAAHEINFPKVLQYQQKRSAYRVDTRTARLQINCVMDQKSRFGGKVIDISATGARFIFENKRWVELVPEGSLIKQCRIDLPMVGTVEFSAKARFKGEIGEGEPFLGIEIQNIDNANQTKLERYIRMRDIELRRESIDIDDD
- a CDS encoding sulfite exporter TauE/SafE family protein, coding for MDYTFFVAFSIGLLSIVHCLGMCSGIVGALSFSLPADVQQNRQRLFPFILSYNLGRIFSYTIAGAILGIASKELFSFISPQYGHKVLQWISAAVLLLIGMHVSGWFSRLNLIERLGQPLWRILEPVGRRMLPVKSLPQAFVFGAIWGWLPCGLVYSALIWASSAGNSLQSGLLMLMFGLGTLPTVVTAGILTNWLRELTQQRNFRRLAGLLLIALAIFSPYYALGPEHHNHNKNSEFTWGTEHEPTHIQP
- the aspS gene encoding aspartate--tRNA ligase — encoded protein: MRSHYCGEVNESLIDEIVELSGWVHRRRDHGGVIFLDMRDREGLVQVVFDPDVPDVFSTAERVRSEYVLRITGKVRHRPEGTINENLRSGKVEILGKTLEILNASATPPFQIDDEDVSEEHRLRYRYIDLRRPEMLERMKFRSQVTRYLRNYLDEQGFFDMETPMLTKATPEGARDYLVPSRTHKNSFFALPQSPQIFKQLLMVAGMDRYYQIVRCFRDEDLRADRQPEFTQLDIETSFLNEDQIMGTMEEMIRSVFKKTMDVELPNPFPRMPYAEAMDRYGSDKPDLRIHLELVDVGDVMKNVEFKVFSGPANDANGRVAALRLPNGGELTRKEIDDYTKFVGVYGAKGLAYIKVNDLSQGREGLQSPILKFLPDESVDAILSRTGAENGDLIFFGADKTKIVNEALGALRVKLGHDRSLMDEGWRPLWVVDFPMFEWDEGAKRWVSLHHPFTSPKESDLDKLESTPGECTSRAYDMVLNGTEIGGGSMRIYRQHVQEQVFRALGIDDEEAKSKFGFLLDALKYGCPPHGGIAFGLDRLVMLMVGAESIRDVMAFPKTQSAACLLTGAPSEVSFQQLRDVGIKLAASPKAE
- the nadA gene encoding quinolinate synthase NadA; protein product: MAVSAIHLQPYATLDDKECESRIKAAKEALGDRVIVLGHHYQREEVFRHADYSGDSLKLSRLAAQSKAEFIVFCGVHFMAEVADILSGPNQVAILPDLAAGCSMADMANLAKVERSWKELGEVLEDVESSVTPVTYINSAADLKAFCGRHGGIVCTSTNARNVLEWSFSQGEKILFFPDQHLGRNTAYRMGIPLDEMVVWDYDQPMGGLTPEQIRKAKMILWKGFCSVHQMFRPEHIDNFKAKYPDAKIISHPESSFEVCQKSDYVGSTEYIIKTIADSEPGTRWLVGTELNLVNRLHEQFKHQGKHVHFMSPTVCMCSTMFRISPQHLAWTLENLVEGNVVNRIQVEKSEAAEALLALQRMFDVSP